Proteins encoded by one window of Candidatus Cybelea sp.:
- a CDS encoding RES family NAD+ phosphorylase, translating into MTRVRWAESYRIIQSRFPFVGIFDRISDPNDLPAVLVIEARTNDRILEEAGAIALVRAKDRVSGPGATPVMAAFTHTKPSRFSDGSFGVYYAARHLPAAVAESKFHTECFYRATNEASAGIDMRVYAARINGNFDDLRVCEPSDSRLNPDSYEASQEYARQIYDADRLDGIVYPSVRDVAHRPAVACFRPTTIRNCYSHSYLLYRWDGLARKIVDVHKQEASGFAGTG; encoded by the coding sequence AGAGTTACCGCATCATCCAATCGCGGTTTCCATTCGTCGGAATTTTCGATCGCATCTCCGATCCGAACGACCTTCCGGCAGTTCTCGTCATCGAAGCGCGGACCAACGACCGCATCCTCGAGGAGGCCGGCGCAATCGCGCTGGTTCGCGCTAAAGACCGCGTCAGCGGCCCGGGAGCGACGCCGGTCATGGCGGCCTTTACTCACACCAAGCCTAGCCGGTTTTCCGACGGTTCGTTTGGCGTCTACTATGCCGCGCGGCACCTCCCGGCTGCCGTTGCGGAAAGCAAATTCCATACCGAATGCTTCTATCGCGCCACCAACGAAGCCAGCGCCGGCATCGACATGCGCGTCTACGCCGCGCGCATCAACGGAAATTTCGACGATTTACGCGTGTGCGAGCCGAGCGATTCGCGCCTGAATCCCGATTCGTACGAAGCATCACAAGAGTACGCCAGGCAGATATACGATGCCGATCGGCTCGACGGAATCGTCTATCCAAGCGTTCGCGACGTTGCGCATCGGCCGGCCGTCGCGTGCTTTCGTCCGACGACGATACGCAACTGCTATTCGCACAGTTACCTGCTCTATCGTTGGGACGGCCTCGCACGCAAGATCGTAGACGTCCACAAGCAAGAAGCATCGGGATTCGCAGGCACCGGTTGA